The Lonsdalea populi genome window below encodes:
- the lpxB gene encoding lipid-A-disaccharide synthase has translation MTRPLTIALVAGETSGDILGAGLIRAIKNHVPDACFVGVAGPRMQAEGCDAWYEMEELAVMGIVEVLERLPRLLKVRRDLTQRFTELQPDVFVGIDAPDFNITLEGRLKQRGIKTIHYVSPSVWAWRQKRVFKIGRATDLVLAFLPFEKAFYDRFNVPCRFIGHTMADAMPLHPDKRAARSTLGIAPDVCCLAILPGSRGAEVDMLSKDFLLTARLLREARPDLEIVVPMVNAKRRQQFEEIKNAVAPDLNVRLLDGLAREAMIASDAALLASGTAALECMLAKCPMVVGYRMKSFTFWLASKLVKTPWVSLPNLLAGRELVKELLQTECTPDKLAEALLPWLQDSVQVHELQETFLHLHQQIRCDADEQAAQAVLELAKS, from the coding sequence ATGACCCGTCCCCTGACGATTGCCCTTGTCGCCGGAGAAACCTCCGGCGATATTCTTGGCGCCGGTTTAATTCGCGCCATTAAAAACCACGTCCCGGATGCATGCTTTGTGGGCGTGGCCGGTCCGCGTATGCAAGCCGAAGGTTGTGACGCCTGGTACGAGATGGAAGAGCTGGCGGTGATGGGCATCGTGGAGGTGCTGGAGCGCCTGCCGCGCCTGCTGAAAGTTCGCCGTGATCTTACCCAGCGTTTCACCGAGTTACAGCCGGATGTTTTCGTCGGTATCGACGCGCCGGACTTCAATATCACGCTCGAAGGGCGTCTGAAGCAGCGCGGGATCAAGACCATTCATTACGTCAGCCCTTCCGTATGGGCATGGCGCCAAAAACGCGTTTTCAAAATCGGTCGAGCCACAGATTTGGTATTGGCCTTTTTGCCTTTTGAAAAAGCGTTTTACGATCGTTTTAACGTTCCTTGTCGTTTCATCGGGCACACCATGGCCGACGCGATGCCGTTGCATCCCGACAAACGGGCCGCCCGGTCAACGCTGGGGATCGCTCCTGATGTCTGCTGTCTGGCGATACTGCCGGGGAGCCGTGGCGCGGAAGTCGACATGCTGAGCAAGGATTTCCTTCTGACGGCCAGACTCCTGCGCGAAGCCCGTCCCGATCTGGAAATTGTCGTCCCGATGGTCAATGCCAAGCGACGGCAGCAGTTCGAAGAGATCAAAAATGCGGTCGCGCCGGATTTGAACGTCCGCCTGCTGGATGGGTTAGCGCGCGAAGCGATGATCGCCAGCGATGCGGCGCTGTTGGCCTCGGGAACTGCGGCGCTGGAGTGCATGCTGGCGAAGTGTCCGATGGTGGTGGGGTATCGGATGAAGTCGTTCACCTTCTGGCTGGCCAGCAAGCTGGTCAAAACGCCGTGGGTTTCATTGCCCAATCTGCTGGCCGGTCGTGAGCTGGTAAAAGAGCTGCTGCAAACCGAATGCACGCCGGACAAACTGGCTGAGGCGCTGTTGCCTTGGTTGCAGGACAGCGTTCAGGTCCACGAACTACAAGAAACCTTTTTACATCTGCATCAGCAGATACGTTGTGATGCCGATGAGCAGGCGGCTCAAGCGGTACTGGAGTTGGCAAAATCATGA
- the rnhB gene encoding ribonuclease HII has translation MNDVFVYPQATCIAGVDEVGRGPLVGAVVTAAVILDPARPIVGLADSKKLSAKRREALYHEIKEKALAWSLGRAEPDEIDSLNILHATMLAMQRAVAGLSVTPNYVLIDGNRCPVLPMPSQAVVKGDSRVPEISAASILAKVTRDREMEALDLLFPHYGFAKHKGYPTAFHLEKLAMHGVTHLHRRSFAPVKRALGLA, from the coding sequence ATGAATGATGTTTTCGTTTATCCGCAGGCGACCTGTATTGCCGGTGTGGATGAAGTTGGACGGGGTCCGCTGGTGGGCGCTGTTGTGACCGCCGCCGTCATTCTCGATCCGGCTCGACCAATCGTCGGTCTGGCCGATTCCAAAAAGCTCAGCGCGAAACGGCGTGAGGCGCTATATCATGAAATCAAAGAAAAAGCGCTGGCATGGAGCCTGGGCCGGGCAGAACCGGACGAAATCGATAGCCTGAACATCCTGCACGCCACCATGCTGGCGATGCAGCGCGCCGTGGCCGGGCTGTCTGTGACGCCGAACTATGTGTTGATCGACGGCAACCGCTGTCCTGTTTTGCCGATGCCGTCACAAGCGGTCGTCAAAGGCGATAGCCGGGTGCCCGAGATCAGCGCCGCGTCTATTCTGGCGAAGGTGACGCGGGATCGTGAGATGGAAGCGCTGGATTTGCTTTTCCCGCATTACGGTTTTGCGAAGCATAAAGGCTATCCCACCGCCTTCCATCTGGAAAAATTGGCGATGCACGGCGTAACCCATCTTCATCGCCGCAGTTTTGCTCCGGTGAAGCGGGCGTTGGGGCTGGCGTAA